A region of Drosophila mauritiana strain mau12 chromosome 3L, ASM438214v1, whole genome shotgun sequence DNA encodes the following proteins:
- the LOC117139737 gene encoding arginine-glutamic acid dipeptide repeats protein isoform X11, translating to MAASTQGEIRVGPGHQVNDVYAKLPDYNPISSFPIDKETDERELEESRWSPGVVADGDLLMFLRAARSMAAFQGMCDGGLEDGCLAASRDDTTINALDVLHDSGYDPGKALQALVKCPVSKGIDKKWTEDETKKFIKGLRQFGKNFFRIHKDLLPHKDTPELVEFYYLWKKTPGANNNRPHRRRRQSALRRNRVTRANNSNSNTPPKKEDTPEPQTATTATAAATAASETASRSSPAVSKEENSSLTEDDASECDSDSSLTHKRDESPSRMRTRNKQQNNNSSTSSGNNTAGNGGGNATSISSGSTGGGAAGGNSSSKDQSANAVANGKRPKRGSETPDVSGGASVDSPKTPTKAVAESSANKRKGGKQDTPNKKKRTEQESNEPSAHEENAIKEKRKRPDSPVESMNSDSRPDSVLDDGESNTTDTTTAEQQSTKDSKETVSCKEEREMVTNDLEAKAEEKAIKAEALAEDSKDSAIKNMDEETNIQAPTSAETSLVDGPNPNALSSPVAAPITMKVPTIATVEALNASVDRKEAIEKMESCDSDPEMLKKLATIKQEVSPQQQQHIQQQSQQQMQQQLAPVGIPQPSSCPPSESVYIKKEPMEDSMDATCNQNSNEPQDLKVKIEIKNEDALKHSAGGLPPSGPCAPPSALHPLSGAPVESGQEPLHLQHMPHGQVTTQPPPGYLIDGQLKYGPSGQGVPPQPPQLHSDAAGGVSGAPPGAPTTPQKYPPEMEMKFAPQDLKYPPPPPLDALKYSQEMQAAAAAAAAAGKYDMKYMMEQQGKYNVELSAAHQPPSKPGYQDSLKIPDIKPGFGHLPHNVGSPLDAAHKYGPPPTSQESQQQQPQPPAHQVPPGATPPPGIAMPKPHYQHDVQTPPLGRPFEPTGLMLKYGDPLAAKYGPPQDLKYPMPPVSQAGSADVKPYGGENLIKSSPYGPPPESPIDASARSTPGQDSQGSNSNSQPPSMPPQPQQFQSPHPSPHMPSPAGGGLPPGMHPQNLIHGPPPGAAGGSGPQPPPPPTSLHQPTPTSAGPPSLQHGLHPGHQHSQLSAASSIPPSSIGIPPTLSTMAPSHMHPHLHPHAHLQGLHRPHDLPPSMHPHAPMPLSLQGHPQHGHGLPPSHTSQQQQQQQQQQPGGPAGTVRTPSPAQQPPRSMHDPQSSREPPTSQPSTTMAGSSGPGGPPPQQSPHAHRTSPLPGLAGSGPPPPGLIGHPMAIHPHLAHLPPGHPAHAALAHPGHHLLSHSIAGLGPGGGPIALLAGPGGLGGIPESALSRRTPPSHLPHSHASSAPLTAHSVASMTSTSMSLTTSTVPSSAFSRASPSVQISSSGGGPSGPGSVGPGGLPNSSAAAAAAAAAHRAASPASSVSSLSRQSPLHPVPQSPLSHHPSSSALSAAAAAVAERDRHALMRQQSPHMTPPPVSNASLMASPLSKMYAPQPGQRGLGTSPPPHLRPGASPPVIRHPQMPLPLPLIAPGGGIPQIGVHPGQSPYPHPLLHPSVFYSPHHHPFNSPYGYAPYGPGFPAYMKPPPQPGQLDPAAVMAAHHAGLQGPPPQQMRQDEQNAAAAAAQAAAEKQHQAAAAAAAQQHKAPQQQPPGGMPPNKPPTPKTPQGPGGGMPPGMGGPGTPTGLPPGAYPGSHMPGYPQGPPHGSPFAPQDGQPHGLKPTSHMDALRAHAHSANSAGMGGGHHPTEPLPIDIEPDPEPEIPSPTHNIPRGPSPEAKPDDTECHRSQSAIFVRHIDRGDYNSCTRTDLIFKPVADSKLARKREERDRKLAEKERERRQQQQQQQQQQQQQQAAAAQQAAQQAKMKAELKPPYADTPALRQLSEYARPHVAFSPVEQMVPYHHPMGPMYRERELEEIKNAQAAAASQSRLDPHWMEYYRRGIHPSQFPLYANPAISQMERERLGIPPPHHVGLDPGEHMPQPPEAGFQLPPNVGQYPRPNMLIPREPHSDVLLRMSYADQLQYLQAAEFQRQSLHDQYFRQRPR from the exons ATGGCGGCCTCCACTCAAGGAGAAATTCGAGTGGGTCCCGGCCACCAGGTAAACGATGTCTAT GCAAAACTGCCCGATTATAATCCAATCTCAAGCTTCCCCATCGACAAGGAAACCGATGAACGTGAACTAGAGGAATCAAGATGGAGTCCAGGCGTTGTGGCCGATGGCGACTTGTTAATGTTCTTGCGTGCGGCTCGCTCCATGGCTGCATTTCAAGGAATGTGTGATGGTGGTTTAGAAGACGGTTGTTTGGCTGCTAGTCGCGACGACACTACAATAAACGCACTCGACGTG CTCCACGATTCTGGCTACGATCCAGGCAAAGCTCTACAAGCGCTCGTAAAGTGCCCCGTTTCGAAGGGCATCGACAAGAAGTGGACCGAGGACGAAACAAAGAAATTCATCAAGGGTCTGCGTCAGTTTGGGAAGAACTTCTTCCGCATCCATAAGGACCTGCTGCCGCACAAGGACACGCCGGAGCTGGTCGAGTTCTACTATCTGTGGAAGAAGACGCCCGGCGCGAACAATAATCGGCCACACAGGCGACGCCGCCAAAGCGCCCTGCGACGCAACCGTGTCACGCGggccaacaacagcaacagcaacactcCTCCGAAGAAGGAGGACACTCCAGAACCACAAACTGCGACGACGGCGACGGCGGCGGCAACCGCGGCGTCCGAGACGGCGAGTCGCTCATCGCCCGCTGTCTCCAAGGAGGAGAACAGCTCGCTCACCGAGGACGACGCCAGCGAGTGCGACAGTGATTCGAGTCTGACCCACAAAAGGGATGAATCACCCTCAAGGATGAGGACGCGTAACAAGCaacagaacaacaacagcagcaccagcagcggTAACAACACGGCCGGAAACGGTGGCGGTAACGCCACATCCATAAGCAGCGGATCAACCGGCGGCGGTGCCGCTGGCGGCAATAGTTCGTCTAAGGATCAATCAGCCAACGCCGTGGCTAATGGCAAGCGACCCAAGAGGGGCTCCGAAACACCGGACGTTTCCGGCGGAGCCTCAGTCGATAGTCCCAAGACACCGACGAAGGCTGTGGCCGAGAGTTCGGCCAATAAGCGCAAGGGTGGCAAGCAGGATACGCCCAACAAGAAGAAGCGAACGGAGCAGGAGTCCAACGAGCCAAGCGCCCATGAGGAGAATGCCATCAAGGAGAAGCGCAAGAGACCGGACAGCCCGGTTGAGAGTATGAACTCGGATAGCAGACCGGATTCAGTGCTCGACGATGGGGAATCGAATACCACGGACACCACCACCGCCGAGCAGCAGTCCACAAAGGACAGCAAGGAGACGGTCAGCTGCAAGGAGGAGCGCGAAATGGTCACCAACGATCTGGAGGCCAAGGCCGAGGAAAAGGCCATCAAGGCAGAGGCTTTGGCGGAAGACAGCAAGGATAGCGCCATCAAGAACATGGACGAGGAGACTAACATCCAGGCGCCTACCAGTGCAGAGACAAGTTTGGTGGATGGTCCCAATCCTAATGCCTTGTCCAGTCCGGTGGCCGCACCAATCACTATGAAGGTGCCGACAATTGCAACCGTTGAGGCGTTGAACGCTTCCGTCGACCGCAAGGAGGCGATCGAGAAGATGGAGTCGTGCGACAGCGATCCGGAGATGCTTAAAAAACTGGCAACCATTAAGCAGGAAGTATctccgcagcagcaacagcacatTCAACAGCAATCAcagcagcagatgcagcagcaactcgcGCCTGTTGGCATACCGCAACCTTCGTCTTGCCCGCCTTCGGAATCAGTCTATATCAAAAAGGAGCCCATGGAGGACTCGATGGACGCCACCTGCAATCAGAACAGCAACGAACCGCAAGACCTGAAGGTGAAGATCGAGATTAAAAACGAGGATGCATTGAAGCACAGTGCTGGAGGTCTGCCGCCTTCAGGTCCGTGTGCACCGCCTTCAGCTCTACATCCGCTCTCCGGAGCTCCGGTAGAGAGCGGCCAGGAGCCACTGCACCTGCAACATATGCCTCATGGGCAAGTAACAACGCAACCGCCCCCTGGCTACCTAATTGATGGCCAGCTAAAGTATGGACCATCGGGACAAGGTGTGCCTCCACAGCCACCACAACTGCACAGCGATGCGGCTGGAGGAGTCAGCGGAGCACCACCTGGAGCGCCGACCACGCCCCAGAAGTATCCGCCCGAGATGGAGATGAAGTTCGCTCCTCAGGATCTCAAGTATCCCCCACCGCCGCCTCTAGACGCACTCAAGTACAGCCAAGAGATGCAagctgcggcggcggcagcggctgcTGCTGGCAAATACGATATGAAATACATGATGGAGCAGCAGGGCAAGTACAACGTGGAGTTGTCAGCTGCACATCAGCCGCCAAGCAAGCCGGGCTACCAGGACTCGCTTAAGATACCCGATATTAAGCCCGGTTTCGGCCACCTGCCGCACAACGTTGGCTCTCCGCTTGACGCCGCCCATAAATACGGACCGCCGCCGACGTCGCAAGAGtcccagcaacagcagccccAGCCGCCGGCACATCAGGTACCGCCGGGAGCAACTCCACCACCTGGTATCGCCATGCCCAAGCCGCACTACCAACACGATGTGCAAACGCCACCGTTGGGACGGCCCTTCGAGCCTACCGGACTAATGCTCAAGTATGGCGATCCCCTGGCAGCCAAATACGGCCCGCCACAGGATCTCAAGTACCCGATGCCTCCGGTTTCTCAGGCGGGATCAGCGGACGTAAAGCCTTATGGCGGCGAGAATTTGATCAAGTCCTCACCGTACGGACCGCCGCCGGAGAGTCCTATCGATGCCTCTGCGCGCTCTACACCTGGTCAGGACAGCCAGGGCAGCAATAGCAATTCACAGCCGCCCTCAATGCCTCCGCAACCGCAGCAGTTCCAGTCGCCGCATCCCTCGCCGCATATGCCTTCGCCAGCAGGAGGTGGGCTACCACCGGGAATGCATCCGCAAAATCTCATCCACGGCCCGCCACCAGGTGCAGCGGGTGGCAGTGGCCCCCAGCCGCCTCCACCGCCCACATCGCTGCACCAGCCCACGCCCACGTCTGCAGGTCCACCCAGTCTGCAACATGGACTACATCCTGGCCACCAGCACTCACAGCTGTCTGCGGCATCATCGATACCGCCGAGTTCGATTGGAATTCCTCCCACGCTCTCAACTATGGCGCCCTCGCACATGCACCCGCACCTTCATCCACATGCGCATCTGCAGGGTCTCCATCGGCCGCACGATCTGCCGCCCAGTATGCATCCACATGCTCCCATGCCGCTGTCGTTGCAGGGGCATCCGCAGCACGGACATGGCTTGCCGCCCTCGCACACTtctcagcaacagcagcagcaacaacaacaacagcccgGCGGACCAGCTGGCACGGTGCGAACTCCGTCACCAGCCCAGCAACCGCCGAGATCCATGCACGATCCGCAATCGTCTCGAGAGCCGCCCACATCGCAGCCCTCGACCACTATGGCAGGATCGAGTGGTCCAGGTGGACCACCGCCGCAACAGTCGCCGCATGCGCATCGCACATCACCGTTGCCAGGGCTCGCGGGTAGTGGTCCTCCACCTCCGGGACTCATCGGTCATCCGATGGCCATACACCCGCACCTGGCCCACTTGCCGCCCGGACATCCGGCTCACGCAGCGCTGGCCCATCCTGGACACCATCTGCTGTCGCACTCGATAGCGGGCTTGGGTCCTGGCGGTGGACCCATCGCGTTGCTGGCAGGACCCGGTGGGCTTGGAGGTATTCCAGAGTCCGCTCTAAGTCGCCGCACCCCGCCCTCACACCTGCCGCACTCGCATGCCTCTTCGGCCCCACTGACGGCTCACTCGGTGGCCAGTATGACGTCCACCAGTATGTCGCTGACCACCAGCACGGTGCCATCGTCCGCCTTTAGCCGCGCCAGTCCCAGCGTACAGATCTCGAGCAGTGGAGGAGGACCTTCAGGCCCCGGAAGCGTTGGACCTGGAGGATTGCCAAACTCATCGGCagcggcggctgctgcggcagcTGCTCATCGGGCAGCTTCCCCGGCATCCAGCGTAAGCAGCCTAAGTCGGCAGAGTCCGCTGCATCCAGTGCCGCAGTCGCCGCTCAGCCATCATCCCTCGTCCTCTGCGTTATCCGCCGCAGCAGCTGCTGTGGCGGAGCGGGATCGACATGCGCTGATGCGACAGCAATCGCCACACATGACTCCACCTCCGGTGTCCAACGCCTCTTTAATGGCGAGTCCTCTGAGCAAGATGTACGCTCCACAGCCGGGTCAGAGGGGCTTGGGAACGTCACCACCACCGCATTTGCGGCCAGGAGCATCACCGCCGGTCATTCGCCACCCGCAGATGCCTCTACCGTTGCCACTGATTGCGCCCGGCGGAGGAATCCCGCAGATTGGAGTGCATCCGGGTCAGTCACCGTATCCGCACCCGCTACTGCATCCCTCGGTATTCTATTCGCCGCATCACCATCCATTTAATTCGCCATACGGCTATGCGCCTTATGGTCCTGGATTCCCGGCATACATGAAGCCGCCACCACAGCCAGGACAGCTCGATCCGGCAGCCGTGATGGCGGCCCACCATGCTGGATTGCAGGGACCACCGCCCCAGCAGATGCGTCAGGACGAGCAGAATGCAGCGGCCGCCGCTGCACAAGCAGCTGCTGAGAAACAACACCAAgcggctgcagcagcggcagcccAGCAGCACAAGGCgccgcaacaacaaccgcCTGGCGGAATGCCACCCAACAAACCGCCAACGCCAAAGACGCCACAGGGTCCGGGCGGTGGAATGCCCCCAGGAATGGGTGGACCGGGAACACCGACGGGACTGCCGCCAGGTGCCTATCCTGGCAGTCATATGCCGGGATATCCACAAGGGCCGCCTCATGGGTCACCCTTTGCGCCACAAGATGGTCAGCCTCACGGCCTGAAGCCCACATCGCACATGGACGCCCTGCGAGCCCACGCACACTCAGCCAACTCGGCGGGAATGGGCGGTGGACACCATCCTACGGAGCCAT TGCCCATTGATATTGAACCGGATCCAGAGCCAGAGATTCCCAGTCCAACGCACAACATACCACGTGGTCCCAGTCCCGAAGCAAAACCGGACGACACCGAATGCCATCGCTCTCAGTCTGCCAT aTTTGTGCGCCACATCGATCGTGGGGATTACAATTCGTGCACGAGAACAGATTTGATCTTCAAGCCGGTGGCCGACTCAAAGTTGGCCCGCAAGCGTGAAGAACGCGACCGCAAGCTGGCCGAAAAGGAGCGTGAGCGGCGACAG cagcagcagcaacaacaacagcagcagcaacaacagcaagcaGCGGCCGCGCAACAGGCGGCACAGCAAGCCAAGATGAAGGCGGAGCTGAAGCCACCGTATGCCGATACGCCGGCACTGCGTCAACTGTCCGAGTACGCTCGTCCCCACGTCGCCTTCAG TCCTGTTGAGCAGATGGTGCCATATCATCATCCAATGGGCCCCATGTACAGAGAGAG GGAACTGGAGGAGATCAAAAACGCACAAGCTGCTGCGGCGAGTCAATCCCGACTAGATCCGCACTGGATGGAATACTATCGACG CGGCATCCACCCCTCGCAGTTCCCGCTGTATGCGAATCCGGCGATATCGCAGATGGAGAGGGAGCGTCTGGGAATTCCACCTCCGCACCATGTGGGGTTGGACCCGGGCGAGCACATG CCGCAACCACCGGAGGCCGGTTTCCAACTGCCAC CGAATGTTGGCCAGTATCCGCGGCCAAATATGCTTATACCTAGGGAGCCGCACTCGGATGTCCTGCTGCGCATGTCCTATGCCGACCAACTACAG TATTTACAGGCCGCCGAGTTCCAGCGACAGTCCCTGCACGATCAGTACTTTAG ACAACGGCCCAGATAA